From Leifsonia sp. fls2-241-R2A-40a, one genomic window encodes:
- a CDS encoding FtsK/SpoIIIE domain-containing protein has product MRLKLTLVRSSGSSDDIVVTADASTAISEVAETLARVDPRPAGPVASPDSLTVRALLPGQARAVVLPPDAPVGEAWIGDGATVALTDALRERWPAYRHGLPVVATLRVLSGPQAGSEYALRAGTTLLGREDSCDIVLRDPLVSKRHVRFRAGDGVEVVDLGSANGVVVDGGLVSRFTVRHSETLLLGDTEVSMEVHTASGLRATATAGPVLFNRSPRVERRYPGQVFRAPEVPAEPDDPPFPLIAMITPLLLGGAMFALTRQPSTLLFILLSPVMLIGTYLSGRTRGKRKLKKQTAIFEERLAALSAQLEQERRAEAQLRQAETPTTTDALAAAVRRGPLLWTRRPEHRSFLTLQLGRGRMPSRNSVAVVDRGGLIAQFQERLDAVIAANARVDDVPVLADLYESGALGIAGAADRIADSVNSILVQLTALHSPAELAVAALVSPRWSRELDWLKWMPHTSSPHSPLDGGHLADSASSAEAVLSALESLVEARIAATRDGPRRRGTKEERDAALERGAEVGRSQNTDGTLSPVPAAVVVISDDVAVDRARLVQFAEAAADAGVFPVWLSDDVGRLPAVCRTFLQHTDEPNRARAGFVRSGETVDEVVTEAVSAATALDYAKRMSPVIDAGAPVADASDLPRATSLVTLLGHEIAASSAAVVDRWRQNASIHDRTVGAAPGRRRPGTLRATIGSAGVDTMHLDLRTQGPHALVGGTTGAGKSEFLQSWVLAMAAEYSPDRVTFLFVDYKGGSAFADCVSLPHCVGLVTDLSPHLVRRALTSLRAELRHREHLLNRKKAKDLIELEKRGDPDSPPALVLVIDEFAALVNEVPEFVDGVVDIAQRGRSLGIHLIMATQRPAGVITDNLRANTNLRIALRMADESDSQDVVGVADAAHIDPGIPGRGLARTGPGRLVRFQSAYAGGWTPREQEPEAATVDVAELRFGGEARWEEERPVEEPERDLGPTDQQRMIASIVRARAEAQLPPPRRPWLDELAAAYDLRLLRQRTDAELLLGIADIPDRQEQRPVSFQPDVDGNIVVYGTGGSGKSTVLRTLASAAGISRRGGPVHVYGLDFGAGSLLMLEKLPHVGSVIGGDDPERIIRLFRALKQTLDDRGPRFAAANASNITEYRARTGQQDEPRILLLVDGFARFREDFEITAGRSEWYDVFRNLLADGRRLGMHVALTGDRPGAVPTAITSLVQRRVVLRLADDGYGLLDVPGDILSPASPPGRAIVDGHETQIAVLGGSAAAADESEAVRRLAEAMERAGVRSAPVVGSLPKKLMPTSLPDEIGGLPVLGIGDLDLGPLGFEPSGTLLVAGPPASGRTTALAALANAVARSDADTRLYYVGNARSALAASSVWTDRALTAAEAADLAKELAVALADPDTAGRVAVFVESIADFLQTSAESPLVELVRAARRSEHLLVAEAETSAWGSSWPLLGEVKNGRRGLLLQPDWIEGDVLLKTPLPRSNRSEFPPGRGVFIQKGGFARVQLPLVDAPLPARVRV; this is encoded by the coding sequence GTGCGCCTCAAACTGACCCTGGTCCGCAGCTCTGGGAGCAGCGACGACATCGTGGTCACCGCCGACGCCTCCACAGCGATCTCCGAGGTCGCGGAGACGCTCGCCCGGGTCGATCCTCGCCCTGCCGGCCCCGTCGCGTCGCCCGATTCGCTGACCGTGCGTGCGCTCCTCCCCGGCCAGGCGCGCGCGGTGGTCCTACCGCCGGATGCGCCCGTGGGCGAGGCATGGATCGGCGACGGCGCCACGGTCGCGCTGACCGACGCTCTCCGCGAGCGCTGGCCTGCCTATCGCCACGGTCTGCCGGTGGTGGCGACCCTGCGCGTGCTGAGCGGCCCGCAGGCCGGGAGCGAATACGCCCTGCGTGCGGGAACGACGCTGCTGGGCCGCGAGGACTCCTGCGACATCGTCCTGCGGGATCCCCTGGTGTCCAAGCGCCATGTCCGCTTCCGGGCGGGCGACGGCGTCGAGGTCGTCGACCTCGGGTCGGCGAACGGCGTTGTGGTGGACGGCGGTCTCGTCAGCCGATTCACCGTGCGCCACTCGGAGACGCTGCTGCTGGGCGACACGGAGGTCTCCATGGAGGTCCACACCGCATCCGGGCTCAGGGCGACTGCGACAGCCGGTCCCGTGCTGTTCAACCGTTCGCCCCGCGTCGAGCGGAGGTATCCCGGTCAGGTCTTCCGGGCGCCCGAGGTCCCTGCAGAACCGGACGACCCGCCGTTCCCGCTCATCGCCATGATCACCCCGCTGCTCCTCGGCGGGGCGATGTTCGCACTCACCCGGCAGCCGTCGACGCTCCTCTTCATCCTGCTGTCCCCCGTCATGCTCATCGGGACCTACCTGAGTGGACGCACTCGGGGGAAGCGCAAGCTGAAGAAGCAGACCGCGATCTTCGAGGAGCGGCTCGCGGCTCTCTCCGCCCAGTTGGAACAGGAGCGCCGGGCGGAGGCGCAGTTGCGCCAGGCGGAGACGCCCACGACGACGGATGCGCTGGCCGCGGCGGTGCGCCGCGGCCCATTGCTCTGGACCCGGCGGCCGGAGCACCGCTCGTTCCTCACTCTTCAGCTCGGGCGCGGCAGGATGCCGTCGCGCAACAGCGTCGCGGTCGTCGACCGCGGCGGACTGATCGCGCAGTTCCAGGAGCGCTTGGATGCGGTCATCGCCGCGAACGCGCGGGTGGACGACGTTCCCGTCCTCGCCGACCTCTACGAATCCGGCGCGCTCGGGATCGCCGGTGCTGCCGACCGCATCGCGGATTCCGTCAACTCGATACTCGTCCAGCTCACGGCGCTGCACTCCCCCGCCGAACTCGCGGTGGCGGCCCTGGTGTCGCCCCGCTGGTCACGGGAACTCGACTGGCTCAAGTGGATGCCGCACACCTCCTCCCCGCACAGTCCGCTCGACGGCGGCCACCTCGCGGACAGCGCCTCCAGCGCTGAGGCCGTGCTGAGCGCACTCGAGAGTCTGGTGGAGGCGCGCATCGCCGCAACGAGGGACGGGCCGCGGCGCCGCGGCACGAAGGAGGAGCGGGACGCAGCACTGGAACGCGGTGCCGAGGTCGGCCGGTCGCAGAACACCGACGGCACGCTGTCCCCTGTCCCCGCGGCCGTCGTCGTCATCTCGGACGACGTCGCGGTCGACCGTGCGCGACTCGTGCAGTTCGCGGAGGCAGCGGCCGACGCGGGCGTCTTTCCCGTCTGGCTCTCGGACGACGTCGGCCGGCTCCCGGCCGTGTGCCGGACGTTCCTCCAGCACACGGACGAGCCGAACCGGGCTCGCGCGGGATTCGTGCGCAGCGGAGAGACGGTGGACGAGGTCGTCACCGAGGCCGTCAGCGCCGCGACCGCGCTCGACTACGCCAAGCGCATGTCACCGGTCATCGACGCCGGTGCGCCGGTCGCCGACGCGTCCGACCTTCCCCGAGCGACCTCTCTTGTCACGCTCCTCGGGCACGAGATCGCCGCATCGTCGGCTGCCGTGGTGGACCGCTGGCGACAGAACGCCTCCATCCACGACCGCACCGTCGGTGCCGCGCCCGGACGGCGACGGCCCGGGACGCTGCGCGCCACCATCGGCTCCGCCGGCGTCGACACCATGCACCTCGATCTGCGCACTCAGGGCCCGCACGCGCTCGTCGGCGGCACCACCGGCGCCGGCAAGAGCGAGTTCCTGCAATCGTGGGTGCTCGCGATGGCCGCCGAGTACAGCCCGGACCGGGTCACCTTCCTCTTCGTGGACTACAAGGGCGGCTCCGCCTTCGCCGACTGCGTCAGCCTTCCGCACTGCGTGGGGCTCGTCACCGATCTGAGCCCGCACCTGGTTCGCCGGGCGCTGACCAGCCTCCGAGCCGAGCTGCGCCACCGGGAGCACCTGCTCAACCGGAAGAAGGCCAAGGATCTGATCGAGCTCGAGAAGCGCGGCGACCCCGACAGTCCCCCTGCGCTCGTGCTCGTCATCGACGAGTTCGCTGCCTTGGTCAACGAGGTGCCCGAATTCGTGGACGGTGTGGTCGACATCGCACAACGCGGACGCTCGCTCGGCATCCACCTCATCATGGCGACGCAGCGACCGGCCGGTGTCATCACGGACAACCTCCGCGCCAACACCAACCTCCGGATCGCGCTGCGCATGGCCGACGAGTCGGACAGCCAGGATGTGGTCGGCGTGGCCGACGCCGCCCACATCGATCCCGGCATCCCCGGCCGCGGCCTGGCGAGGACAGGTCCCGGCCGGCTCGTACGGTTTCAGTCCGCATACGCGGGCGGGTGGACGCCGCGGGAGCAGGAGCCGGAGGCGGCGACCGTCGACGTGGCCGAGTTGCGGTTCGGCGGCGAGGCGCGCTGGGAAGAGGAGCGTCCCGTCGAGGAGCCGGAGCGGGACCTCGGGCCGACGGACCAGCAGCGGATGATCGCCTCGATCGTGCGCGCACGGGCGGAAGCGCAGCTCCCGCCACCCCGTCGTCCCTGGCTCGACGAACTCGCCGCGGCCTACGATCTACGGCTGCTGCGGCAGCGAACAGACGCCGAGCTGCTGCTCGGAATTGCGGACATCCCCGACCGGCAGGAGCAGCGGCCCGTCTCTTTCCAGCCGGACGTCGACGGCAACATCGTCGTCTACGGCACCGGCGGCTCAGGGAAATCGACCGTGCTGCGGACACTCGCGTCGGCTGCGGGGATCTCGCGGCGCGGCGGACCCGTGCACGTCTACGGGCTGGACTTCGGCGCCGGCAGCCTTCTCATGCTCGAGAAGCTGCCGCATGTCGGGTCGGTCATCGGCGGCGACGACCCGGAGCGCATCATCCGGCTGTTTCGGGCGCTGAAGCAGACGCTCGACGACCGGGGACCGCGCTTCGCAGCGGCGAACGCCTCGAACATCACCGAGTACCGTGCGCGCACCGGGCAGCAGGACGAGCCGCGCATCCTGCTGCTCGTCGACGGCTTCGCCCGCTTCCGCGAGGACTTCGAGATCACGGCCGGCCGGTCGGAGTGGTACGACGTGTTCCGGAACCTCCTCGCCGACGGCCGACGTCTCGGGATGCACGTCGCGCTGACGGGCGACCGCCCCGGTGCCGTCCCGACCGCGATCACTTCGCTGGTGCAACGCCGCGTGGTGCTGCGGCTCGCCGACGACGGCTACGGGCTGCTCGACGTGCCCGGTGACATCCTTTCCCCTGCTTCGCCGCCGGGGCGCGCCATCGTGGACGGGCACGAGACCCAGATCGCCGTGCTCGGAGGCTCGGCCGCCGCAGCGGACGAGTCGGAGGCGGTGAGACGGCTCGCGGAGGCGATGGAGCGCGCGGGGGTCCGGTCCGCGCCCGTCGTCGGATCGCTGCCGAAGAAGCTCATGCCGACCTCTCTCCCCGACGAGATCGGCGGCCTTCCGGTGCTCGGCATCGGCGACCTCGACCTCGGTCCGCTCGGGTTCGAGCCGTCCGGCACCCTGCTGGTCGCCGGGCCGCCGGCGAGCGGGCGCACCACGGCGCTGGCGGCGCTCGCGAACGCGGTGGCCCGATCCGATGCCGATACCCGTCTGTATTACGTCGGGAACGCTCGGTCGGCGCTGGCGGCGTCGAGCGTGTGGACCGACCGCGCGCTCACAGCTGCGGAGGCAGCGGACCTGGCGAAGGAACTCGCGGTCGCCCTCGCCGATCCCGACACCGCGGGGCGCGTCGCGGTGTTCGTCGAGAGCATCGCCGACTTCCTCCAGACGTCGGCGGAGTCCCCTCTCGTGGAACTGGTGCGGGCGGCCCGCCGCAGCGAACACCTGCTGGTCGCGGAGGCGGAGACCAGCGCATGGGGCAGCTCGTGGCCGCTGCTCGGCGAGGTGAAGAACGGCCGGCGCGGGCTGCTCCTGCAACCGGATTGGATCGAGGGCGACGTGCTGTTGAAGACGCCGCTGCCCCGGTCGAACCGATCCGAGTTTCCCCCGGGACGCGGGGTGTTCATCCAGAAGGGCGGCTTCGCGCGGGTGCAACTGCCGCTGGTGGATGCGCCCCTCCCCGCCCGCGTGCGGGTCTGA
- the rpsL gene encoding 30S ribosomal protein S12 — MPTIQQLVRKGRTPKVTKTKAPALKANPQQRGVCTRVYTTTPKKPNSALRKVARVKLSNGTEVTAYIPGEGHNLQEHSMVLVRGGRVKDLPGVRYKIVRGALDTQAVKNRKQARSRYGAKMEKK, encoded by the coding sequence GTGCCAACCATTCAGCAGTTGGTCCGCAAGGGACGGACGCCGAAGGTCACCAAGACCAAGGCTCCCGCCCTGAAGGCCAACCCCCAGCAGCGCGGCGTGTGCACCCGCGTGTACACCACCACCCCCAAGAAGCCGAACTCGGCGCTCCGCAAGGTCGCCCGCGTGAAGCTGTCGAACGGGACCGAGGTCACCGCTTACATCCCCGGTGAGGGCCACAACCTGCAGGAGCACTCGATGGTGCTCGTCCGCGGCGGTCGTGTGAAGGACCTCCCGGGTGTCCGCTACAAGATCGTTCGCGGCGCCCTGGACACCCAGGCCGTCAAGAACCGCAAGCAGGCTCGCAGCCGTTACGGCGCGAAGATGGAGAAGAAGTAA
- the rpsG gene encoding 30S ribosomal protein S7: MPRKGPAPKRPVVADPVYGSPVVSQLVNKILLDGKKGLAERIVYDALEGVGTKSGQDAVTTLKKALDNIRPTLEVRSRRVGGSTYQVPVEVKPHRANTLALRWLTSYAKGRREKTMTERLTNEILDASNGLGAAVKRREDTHKMAESNKAFAHYRW, encoded by the coding sequence ATGCCTCGCAAGGGTCCCGCTCCGAAGCGCCCCGTCGTCGCCGACCCGGTCTACGGATCGCCGGTCGTCAGCCAGCTCGTCAACAAGATCCTCCTCGACGGCAAGAAGGGCCTCGCCGAGCGCATCGTCTATGACGCGCTCGAGGGCGTCGGCACCAAGTCCGGTCAGGACGCGGTCACCACGCTGAAGAAGGCTCTCGACAACATCCGCCCGACCCTCGAGGTCCGCTCCCGCCGTGTCGGTGGGTCGACCTACCAGGTGCCGGTCGAGGTCAAGCCGCACCGCGCGAACACCCTCGCGCTCCGCTGGCTGACCAGCTACGCCAAGGGTCGTCGTGAGAAGACGATGACCGAGCGTCTCACCAACGAGATCCTCGACGCCTCCAACGGCCTCGGCGCCGCTGTCAAGCGCCGCGAGGACACGCACAAGATGGCCGAGTCGAACAAGGCCTTCGCGCACTACCGCTGGTAA
- the fusA gene encoding elongation factor G translates to MAQDVLTDLNKVRNIGIMAHIDAGKTTTTERILFYTGVNHKIGETHDGASTTDWMEQEKERGITITSAAVTCFWNKNQINIIDTPGHVDFTVEVERSLRVLDGAVAVFDAKEGVEPQSETVWRQADKYNVPRICFVNKMDKLGADFYFTVDTIISRLGAKPLVMQLPIGSESDFIGVVDLIEMRALVWPGDAKGDVTMGAKYEVQEIPADLQAKAEEYRAKLIETVAETDDVLLEKFFGGEEITVPEIKAAIRKLTVNNEIYPVLCGSAFKNRGVQPMLDAVIDYLPSPLDVPAIEAHNPRDEEQVIMRHADATEPFSALAFKVAVHPFFGRLTYVRVYSGRIDSGAQVVNSTKGKKERIGKIFQMHANKENPVDYVTAGNIYAVIGLKDTTTGDTLSDPDNQVVLESMTFPEPVIEVAIEPKTKADQEKLGTAIQKLAEEDPTFRTEQNQETGQTVIKGMGELHLDILVDRMKREFNVEANVGKPQVAYRETLRRPVEKYDYTHKKQTGGSGQFAKVQISLEPMEVTPETSYEFVNAVTGGRVPREYIPSVDAGIQDAMQVGVLAGFPTVGVKATLVDGAAHDVDSSEMAFKIAGSMAYKEAARKANPVLLEPLMAVEVRTPEEYMGDVIGDLNSRRGQIQSMEDASGVKVVRANVPLSEMFGYIGDLRSKTSGRAVYSMQFDSYAEVPKAVADEIVQKSKGE, encoded by the coding sequence GTGGCACAGGACGTGCTCACTGACCTGAACAAGGTCCGCAACATCGGCATCATGGCCCACATCGATGCCGGCAAGACCACCACGACCGAGCGCATCCTGTTCTACACGGGCGTCAACCACAAGATCGGCGAGACGCACGACGGCGCCTCGACCACCGACTGGATGGAGCAGGAGAAGGAGCGCGGCATCACCATCACGTCCGCGGCCGTCACCTGTTTCTGGAACAAGAACCAGATCAACATCATCGACACCCCGGGTCACGTGGACTTCACCGTCGAGGTGGAGCGCTCGCTCCGTGTGCTCGATGGCGCGGTCGCCGTCTTCGACGCGAAGGAGGGCGTGGAGCCCCAGTCGGAGACCGTGTGGCGCCAGGCCGACAAGTACAACGTTCCGCGCATCTGCTTCGTCAACAAGATGGACAAGCTGGGCGCCGACTTCTACTTCACGGTCGACACCATCATTTCCCGCCTCGGCGCCAAGCCGCTGGTGATGCAGCTCCCGATCGGTTCCGAGTCCGACTTCATCGGCGTCGTCGACCTGATCGAGATGCGCGCGCTGGTCTGGCCGGGCGACGCCAAGGGTGATGTCACCATGGGCGCCAAGTACGAGGTCCAGGAGATCCCCGCCGACCTGCAGGCCAAGGCCGAGGAGTACCGCGCGAAGCTGATCGAGACCGTCGCCGAGACCGACGACGTGCTGCTCGAGAAGTTCTTCGGCGGCGAGGAGATCACCGTTCCGGAGATCAAGGCGGCCATCCGCAAGCTCACCGTGAACAACGAGATCTACCCCGTTCTCTGTGGTTCCGCGTTCAAGAACCGCGGCGTGCAGCCGATGCTCGACGCCGTGATCGACTACCTTCCGTCGCCGCTCGACGTGCCCGCCATCGAGGCGCACAACCCGCGCGACGAGGAGCAGGTCATCATGCGTCACGCGGACGCCACCGAGCCGTTCTCGGCTCTGGCGTTTAAGGTCGCCGTGCACCCGTTCTTCGGTCGTCTCACCTACGTGCGCGTCTACTCGGGTCGCATCGACTCCGGTGCCCAGGTCGTCAACTCGACCAAGGGCAAGAAGGAGCGCATCGGCAAGATCTTCCAGATGCACGCCAACAAGGAGAACCCGGTCGACTACGTCACCGCCGGAAACATCTACGCGGTGATCGGCCTCAAGGACACCACCACCGGTGACACCCTGAGCGACCCGGACAACCAGGTCGTGCTCGAGTCGATGACCTTCCCGGAGCCGGTGATCGAGGTCGCCATCGAGCCGAAGACCAAGGCCGACCAGGAGAAGCTGGGCACCGCGATCCAGAAGCTGGCCGAAGAGGACCCGACGTTCCGCACCGAGCAGAACCAGGAGACCGGCCAGACCGTCATCAAGGGCATGGGCGAGCTCCACCTCGACATCCTCGTCGACCGCATGAAGCGCGAGTTCAACGTCGAGGCGAACGTCGGCAAGCCCCAGGTGGCCTACCGCGAGACCCTCCGCCGCCCGGTGGAGAAGTACGACTACACCCACAAGAAGCAGACCGGTGGTTCTGGTCAGTTCGCAAAGGTGCAGATCAGCCTGGAGCCCATGGAGGTCACCCCGGAGACCTCGTACGAGTTCGTGAACGCCGTCACCGGTGGTCGCGTCCCGCGCGAGTACATCCCCTCGGTGGACGCCGGAATCCAGGACGCGATGCAGGTCGGCGTGCTCGCCGGCTTCCCGACGGTGGGCGTCAAGGCGACGCTCGTCGACGGTGCAGCGCACGACGTCGACTCCTCGGAGATGGCGTTCAAGATCGCCGGCTCGATGGCCTACAAGGAGGCTGCTCGTAAGGCGAACCCGGTGCTCCTCGAGCCGCTCATGGCGGTCGAGGTCCGTACGCCGGAGGAGTACATGGGCGACGTCATCGGCGACCTGAACTCCCGTCGCGGGCAGATCCAGTCCATGGAGGACGCCAGCGGTGTCAAGGTGGTGCGTGCCAACGTCCCGCTGTCGGAGATGTTCGGCTACATCGGAGACCTGCGGTCCAAGACCTCGGGCCGCGCGGTGTACTCGATGCAGTTCGACAGCTACGCGGAGGTCCCGAAGGCTGTGGCCGACGAGATCGTCCAGAAGAGCAAGGGCGAGTGA
- the tuf gene encoding elongation factor Tu, translating to MAKAKFERTKPHVNIGTIGHVDHGKTTLTAAISKVLADKYPSATNVQRDFASIDSAPEERQRGITINISHVEYETPKRHYAHVDAPGHADYIKNMITGAAQMDGAILVVAATDGPMAQTREHVLLAKQVGVPYLLVALNKSDMVDDEEILELVELEVRELLSSQDFDGDNAPVIRVSGLKALEGDEKWTQSILDLMEAVDDSIPDPVRDKDKPFLMPIEDVFTITGRGTVVTGRAERGTLAINSEVEIVGIRPTQKTTVTGIEMFHKQLDEAWAGENCGLLLRGTKREDVERGQVVAKPGSVTPHTNFEGTAYILSKDEGGRHNPFYTNYRPQFYFRTTDVTGVISLPEGTEMVMPGDTTDMSVELIQPIAMEEGLGFAIREGGRTVGAGTVTKISK from the coding sequence GTGGCTAAGGCCAAGTTCGAGCGGACTAAGCCGCACGTCAACATCGGAACCATCGGTCACGTCGACCACGGCAAGACCACGCTCACCGCGGCGATCTCCAAGGTGCTTGCTGACAAGTACCCGTCGGCGACCAACGTGCAGCGCGACTTCGCGTCGATCGACTCGGCTCCGGAAGAGCGTCAGCGTGGTATCACGATCAACATCTCCCACGTCGAGTACGAGACGCCGAAGCGCCACTACGCGCACGTTGACGCCCCGGGTCACGCCGACTACATCAAGAACATGATCACCGGTGCTGCTCAGATGGACGGCGCGATCCTCGTGGTCGCCGCCACCGACGGCCCGATGGCTCAGACCCGTGAGCACGTTCTGCTCGCCAAGCAGGTCGGCGTGCCGTACCTGCTCGTCGCGCTGAACAAGTCCGACATGGTCGACGACGAGGAGATCCTGGAGCTCGTCGAGCTCGAGGTCCGTGAGCTGCTCTCCAGCCAGGACTTCGACGGCGACAACGCCCCGGTCATCCGCGTCTCGGGCCTGAAGGCTCTCGAGGGCGACGAGAAGTGGACCCAGTCCATCCTCGACCTCATGGAGGCCGTCGACGACTCCATCCCGGACCCGGTCCGCGACAAGGACAAGCCGTTCCTGATGCCGATCGAGGACGTCTTCACGATCACCGGTCGTGGCACGGTCGTCACCGGCCGCGCCGAGCGTGGCACCCTCGCCATCAACTCCGAGGTCGAGATCGTCGGCATCCGCCCGACGCAGAAGACCACGGTCACTGGTATCGAGATGTTCCACAAGCAGCTCGACGAGGCCTGGGCCGGCGAGAACTGTGGTCTGCTCCTCCGCGGTACCAAGCGCGAGGACGTGGAGCGCGGTCAGGTCGTGGCGAAGCCGGGTTCTGTGACCCCCCACACCAACTTCGAGGGCACTGCCTACATCCTCTCGAAGGACGAGGGTGGACGTCACAACCCCTTCTACACGAACTACCGTCCGCAGTTCTACTTCCGTACCACCGACGTCACCGGCGTCATCTCGCTGCCCGAGGGCACCGAGATGGTCATGCCCGGCGACACCACCGACATGTCGGTCGAGCTGATCCAGCCGATCGCCATGGAGGAGGGCCTCGGCTTCGCCATCCGTGAGGGTGGCCGCACCGTGGGCGCCGGTACGGTGACCAAGATCAGCAAGTAA
- the rpsJ gene encoding 30S ribosomal protein S10, translating into MAGQKIRIRLKSYDHEVIDTSARKIVDTVTRAGATVVGPVPLPTEKNVVVVIRSPHKYKDSREHFEMRTHKRLIDIIDPTPKAVDSLMRLDLPADVNIEIKL; encoded by the coding sequence ATGGCGGGACAGAAGATCCGCATTCGGCTTAAGTCGTATGACCACGAGGTCATCGACACCTCGGCGCGCAAGATCGTCGACACGGTGACCCGTGCAGGCGCGACCGTCGTCGGCCCGGTGCCGCTTCCCACCGAGAAGAACGTGGTGGTCGTCATCCGTTCTCCCCACAAGTACAAGGACAGCCGCGAGCACTTCGAGATGCGCACGCACAAGCGGCTGATCGACATCATCGACCCGACGCCGAAGGCCGTCGACTCGCTCATGCGTCTCGACCTGCCCGCCGACGTCAACATCGAGATCAAGCTCTAA
- the rplC gene encoding 50S ribosomal protein L3 produces MSNIETKTSRGLLGKKLGMTQVWDENNKLIPVTVIEITPNVVTQVRTPEADGYNAVQIAYGQIDPRKVNKPSAGHFDKAGVTPRRHLTEVRTADAGEYAAGQELTVDATFEAGQLVDVVGTSKGKGFAGVMKRHNFQGVSASHGAHRNHRKPGSIGASSTPSRVFKGMRMAGRMGGERVTVLNLKVQAVDAEKGLLLVKGAVPGARGRIVFVRNAVKGA; encoded by the coding sequence ATGTCCAACATCGAGACCAAGACTTCGCGCGGCCTCCTCGGCAAGAAGCTCGGAATGACCCAGGTCTGGGACGAGAACAACAAGCTCATCCCCGTGACCGTCATCGAGATCACGCCGAACGTCGTGACCCAGGTCCGCACCCCCGAAGCCGACGGCTACAACGCCGTCCAGATCGCTTACGGCCAGATCGACCCGCGCAAGGTCAACAAGCCGTCCGCCGGTCACTTCGACAAGGCGGGCGTGACGCCTCGTCGCCACCTCACCGAGGTCCGCACCGCCGACGCCGGCGAGTACGCGGCCGGCCAGGAACTCACCGTCGACGCGACCTTCGAGGCCGGCCAGCTGGTCGACGTCGTGGGCACGTCGAAGGGTAAGGGCTTCGCCGGTGTGATGAAGCGCCACAACTTCCAGGGCGTCTCCGCTTCGCACGGTGCGCACCGCAACCACCGCAAGCCGGGTTCCATCGGCGCCTCCTCGACCCCGAGCCGTGTCTTCAAGGGCATGCGCATGGCCGGTCGCATGGGAGGCGAGCGCGTCACCGTCCTCAACCTCAAGGTTCAGGCCGTCGACGCCGAGAAGGGCCTGCTGCTGGTCAAGGGTGCCGTTCCCGGTGCTCGTGGCCGCATCGTTTTCGTCCGCAACGCAGTGAAGGGGGCCTGA
- the rplD gene encoding 50S ribosomal protein L4, translated as MATSIDVVDLKGKKAGSIELPEALFDAQTNIPLIHQVVTAQLAAARQGTHKTKGRGEVSGAGRKPFKQKGTGRARQGSIRAPQMTGGGIVHGPTPRSYAQRTPKKMIAAALLGALSDRARGSRIHAVQAFTSGDAPSTKAVVELLSGIATSKHVLVVLERDDELAFKSVRNVPTVHVLTQDQLNAYDVLVSDDIVFSQAALEAFIASKSNKEEVNA; from the coding sequence ATGGCTACCTCGATTGACGTCGTCGACCTCAAGGGCAAGAAGGCCGGCTCCATCGAGCTTCCCGAGGCCCTGTTCGACGCACAGACCAACATCCCGCTGATCCACCAGGTCGTGACGGCCCAGCTCGCTGCGGCGCGCCAGGGCACGCACAAGACCAAGGGTCGTGGCGAGGTCTCCGGCGCCGGCCGCAAGCCGTTCAAGCAGAAGGGAACCGGTCGCGCTCGTCAGGGCTCGATCCGCGCCCCCCAGATGACCGGTGGTGGCATCGTCCACGGCCCGACGCCGCGCAGCTACGCGCAGCGCACCCCGAAGAAGATGATCGCCGCTGCTCTGCTCGGCGCTCTCTCGGACCGCGCACGCGGCTCCCGCATCCACGCCGTCCAGGCCTTCACCTCCGGTGACGCGCCCTCGACCAAGGCCGTCGTCGAGCTGCTCAGCGGCATCGCGACCTCGAAGCACGTCCTCGTCGTGCTCGAGCGCGACGACGAGCTGGCCTTCAAGAGCGTCCGCAACGTACCGACGGTGCACGTGCTCACCCAGGACCAGCTGAACGCGTACGACGTCCTGGTGAGCGACGACATCGTCTTCTCGCAGGCCGCCCTCGAGGCGTTCATCGCAAGCAAGAGCAACAAGGAAGAGGTGAACGCGTAA
- the rplW gene encoding 50S ribosomal protein L23: MAAVNKDPRDIIIAPVVSEKSYGLIDEGKYTFVVDTRSNKTEIKLAIESIFKVEVASVNTLNRQGKTRRTRFGTGKRKDTKRAIVTLKSGSIDIFTAVG; this comes from the coding sequence ATGGCCGCCGTCAACAAGGACCCGCGCGACATCATCATCGCCCCGGTCGTGTCCGAGAAGAGCTACGGCCTGATCGACGAGGGCAAGTACACCTTCGTCGTCGACACGCGCTCGAACAAGACCGAGATCAAGCTCGCGATCGAGTCGATCTTCAAGGTCGAGGTCGCGTCGGTGAACACCCTCAACCGTCAGGGCAAGACCCGCCGCACCCGCTTCGGCACCGGCAAGCGCAAGGACACCAAGCGCGCCATCGTCACGCTGAAGTCCGGTTCCATCGACATCTTCACGGCCGTCGGCTGA